Part of the Calditrichota bacterium genome, AATCTCTTTTTCCGGCGGCACCCGGTGCGTCACAAAGAGGAAATCGCGCGGGCCATTGAGCAGCTGGCCGACGGTCGCCCGTACCTCGGCGCGCTGGCCCAACTGGTGCTGCAGGGGCCAGAGAACATCGATGCGACCACCTTCGAGCAGCTGGCCAGAAAGGCGGAGGAGCAGACCTACGGCACAAGACCGTTGGCAACTTTTATGGCCGACGTGGCCAAATTGGAGAGTTTCTTCCGCCTCTCTGGGCATACGAACGGTGAGGTGCTGCGCACCGAGCAACTGGTCAGCATGTTGCGGGTCCGAGACCTGCCCGATATCGCCGATAGGATCAGTGAGTTAGCGACCAGTCAGGGGACGGACTACTGGACGCTCGATCAGATTGAGACGGCCCTGGAGCGCCAGCTCCTGCTGCGTGGTTTGCGGGAAGAGGACAACGGTGGCGACGAAAAAGTCCTGAGCGACGAGGGACGTGGCGAGGGCCCGCGGGGTACGCGCCCAGATCAGCTCCTATTGGAGGCAATTCATGACGCCCGGACGGCCATGGGCAGCGGCCTGCTGGAAGATCTCTTCGCGCCTCCCGCACCACTGAAGCCCAAGCACGAGCCTGCCCCACGACGCGCTACTGCTCCCCGCCTGACCTTTGCGGGAGTCGAAGAAGACGATGCAGCCAGGGTGGTCGTCGATCGCCGCATCATCGAGCGACAACCGCCTGGGCCCTATCCTGCCCTGCGCAGCCTCATCACCAACAAGGACCGCAAGGCTTTTGTCAAGAAGCTCTTCGGCAATGACCGCGGCGCCTACCATGCCTTTATCGATCGCCTGGAAGCCATCGACCGCTGGAAAGAGGCCAAGGCGGCCATCGACGCCGAGCTGGCACGCCGCCAGGTGAGCCCGTTTTGTCGCGAAGCCATGCGTCTGGGGGATATTGTGTTCAGTCGCTACTTTGCCAAGAAACCATAACCGGCCGTAGCCACCAATCGAGGGAGTCACTCATGGGCAAGCGAACCGTTGCGTGGATGCTCGCCGTCATCCTGCTTGTGGGGACGGTGCTCAGCGTGATTGGCATAGTGGCCAGCGTTCCAGCGCCCGAGGAGGTGAGTACCAAAGGGCGGGTCGCCCACGTGGAGGGGATGGCAAAGAGGCGCGGGCTGCAGTCGGAGGATTGGGAAAACGCCTATCAGAACACATTGGTGACCGATGGTGACAAGGTGCGCACGTTCAGGCAATCGCGGGCAGAGCTGGAGCTCACCGAGTTGGACTTGGTGCGCATGGCGCCGCAGACCACCATCGACATCATCCGCCTCTACGAGGAGAAAAAGGCCCAGAAGCGCAATGTGGCCATCACCGTGCAGGAGGGGGACATCTGGGCAAGCGTCAATGGCGACGTGGGGGAGGTGGACTTTAAGATCAAGACGCCCAAGGCTGCCGCTGCCATCACCGGAACCACCCTGCGGCTCGGCGTGGCGAGCGATTCCACCACGGAGCTGCGCGTCTATCGGGGCCAGGTGAGCGTGACCAACGCGCCGGAACGCACTGACCTCAAGCCGCAGTTCATCGCGCCGCCGCAAGAGGTGCCGGGGCCTTACGAGATCCCAGGGCCACGGGAGGTGTCGCTGGAGGAGTGGTTCTACATCGTCAAGAGCATGCAGAAGATCAAGATCGACAAGAACGGCCGCGTTGTGCAGGCCGGCTCCTTCAGCACCAGCGACCCCGAGGAGCAGAGCGAGTGGGTGCGCTGGAACATGCGCCGTGACCTGCAGCGGCGTCCGCAACCACAGCGATAAGCCGGCAGCTGCGCATCGGGGCCTCCGGAAAACCCACCTCTCCTGGGGCTGTCTGTCGGAGCCGAGCAAGTAAGGCTGTTCTGGGGGAGGGAGATGGCCGCTGGCTCTTCAGGCTCGTGCGGTTGCCTGTTTACCCGGTGAAGACTGCCTGCCACGCAGCTGTGCTTTCTCCACTCCGCTCGTGGAGTGTTGAGGTGGTTCCCGGACCGGCTGGCTGCCACGAAGCTTAGGGGCGTTTTCTCGAGGGACTGTTCACGGTGCGGTTGACCAATCAGGCGGGTGCTCGCGATGCGACGCCCGCCCTTTTTCGTTGGGTGAGACTCCGAACCTTCCTATCTTCGCCTCAGAAGTCGAGGCCGGCGGACAGGTAGTAGCAGGAGCGCCCGTCGCTGGTGCGGCCGTAGCCGAGGGACAGGGGCCCCACGGGCGTGCGCGCTTTGATGCTGGCGCCGAAGGAGTGGAGAAAGTCGCTGAGCTTCACATCGAGCGTGAGGCGCCAGACGGCCCCCACGCGGTAGGCTGCCGCAACATACCAGGGGAATGGTCGTCGCCAGGGGAGCGCCGCCCTGTACTCAACGCCCGCCACGATCATGTGCCGACCAACTCCCTCCTCCAGCCGCAAGCCAGGAAAAGAGTCCTCACCTCCTATCTTAAACTGCTCAGAAAACGGCGTGCTGTTGTCGCTGCTCCCCCAGCGCACGGACGGATGGAGCGTGTGACCCGGCAGGAAGGTGTACCAGGTATCCAGAGAGGAATAGACACGAGAAAAGGAAACCGGGGCGCCGCCGAGCCGACCGGCCGCGTACTCATAGTAGAACACCTGATGCTTGCCCGCATTGGGGAAGGGCAGCTGGTCACGCGTATCCACAAGACTGCGCAGGGCGACGCTCCGAAAGCTGAGGGTGCCGGTCTGGTACAACCGCCCACCGAGCGGGCTCATCGTCGTGTGCTCCGCCCTGACCTCCACTGACAGCGTGCCCAGCCGTTCCAGCTGCTGCCCGATGCTGGCCAAGGCGCTGAAGGTCCCCTGCCGATATTGTCCCACCTGGTGGTGCCCCGCGTACGTGAAGCGCTCCTTTTGCAGATAGCCCAGCTCTACGGCAAGGGTGGTGTAGCTCGCGCCGAGTCTATCCAGGCGGCCTGATAGCTTTGCCCCGCGGTCGCGCCGTCCCACGACCCCGAGGCAGGAGCCAGTGGCCCCGATCCCGAGGACATTCTGCTCCGCCACTTCCGCTGCCCCGCGTAAACCCCGGTCCTGATCATAGTGGCTGCTCATCCTCACCACTCGGAAGGGCCGCTCTTTAACCCTCACTACGAGCGTGTATCCGTTGCCGTTGCGGGCAGGAGCAAACGAGACGTTCTCGAAAAAGCCCGTGGCATAGATGTTGGCCATGTCCTGCTTGGCTTCCTGCACATTGAACGCCTCCCCCGGGCGGAGATGTATCTCGCGGAGGATAACGTGGCGCTTGGTGCGCGCATTGCCTTGCACCAGCACTTGGTTGATGTGCCCTTCATCAAGCTGAATGGTGACCACGCCAGTGGACGAGTCGCAGGAGACCTCAGTGATGCGCGCCAGCGAAAACCCGTGCCGCCGGTACAGCGCGAGCAGCCGGCGCAGATCCCGCGTGGCTCGATGGTGGTTTATCGGCACCCCGATGCGCGATTCCACTGCCTGCAGGAGGACGGAGTCGGCAAGCACGTGGTTACCCCGGAACTGAATGGCGCGCAGCGTGGGGTGCGGCCGCAGGTGCAACAGCGCGACCGTGCGCCCTTGCAGGG contains:
- a CDS encoding patatin-like phospholipase family protein; translated protein: MAFLPRVGPLLLLLGLFPCGAAGARSALPAAIVHLPFGGKVEPPASFVSYRTIARPTVGLALSGGGLRGLAQIGVLEVLEEQRVPIDLVVGTSIGSVVGGLYAAGYLPEELWASISAVDWRTILVDAPPRSALFVGQKEERARHLVEVRLKGLKPYLPQAITRGQQLNAILAELCMGAPWGHIANFDSLCVPLRIITTDLITGQKVVLRHGDLVQAMRASIAVPLLFTPVEQGQALLADGGLVDNIPVAEARAAGADLVIAVDTTSPLRRADQMNMPWEVADQVTSIMQVERNRQMLAEADVVISIADLVRTSTEVTNLEELREVGRARAEQQIGQIQRRLAELTAKDGELHPPMWVDSIAVVDAPPEVAQIVPSLPAVPAVLDLVATLRRIYETGYFADAWAEVDTLQGRTVALLHLRPHPTLRAIQFRGNHVLADSVLLQAVESRIGVPINHHRATRDLRRLLALYRRHGFSLARITEVSCDSSTGVVTIQLDEGHINQVLVQGNARTKRHVILREIHLRPGEAFNVQEAKQDMANIYATGFFENVSFAPARNGNGYTLVVRVKERPFRVVRMSSHYDQDRGLRGAAEVAEQNVLGIGATGSCLGVVGRRDRGAKLSGRLDRLGASYTTLAVELGYLQKERFTYAGHHQVGQYRQGTFSALASIGQQLERLGTLSVEVRAEHTTMSPLGGRLYQTGTLSFRSVALRSLVDTRDQLPFPNAGKHQVFYYEYAAGRLGGAPVSFSRVYSSLDTWYTFLPGHTLHPSVRWGSSDNSTPFSEQFKIGGEDSFPGLRLEEGVGRHMIVAGVEYRAALPWRRPFPWYVAAAYRVGAVWRLTLDVKLSDFLHSFGASIKARTPVGPLSLGYGRTSDGRSCYYLSAGLDF
- a CDS encoding FecR domain-containing protein — translated: MGKRTVAWMLAVILLVGTVLSVIGIVASVPAPEEVSTKGRVAHVEGMAKRRGLQSEDWENAYQNTLVTDGDKVRTFRQSRAELELTELDLVRMAPQTTIDIIRLYEEKKAQKRNVAITVQEGDIWASVNGDVGEVDFKIKTPKAAAAITGTTLRLGVASDSTTELRVYRGQVSVTNAPERTDLKPQFIAPPQEVPGPYEIPGPREVSLEEWFYIVKSMQKIKIDKNGRVVQAGSFSTSDPEEQSEWVRWNMRRDLQRRPQPQR